From the Microplitis mediator isolate UGA2020A chromosome 6, iyMicMedi2.1, whole genome shotgun sequence genome, one window contains:
- the LOC130670618 gene encoding receptor-type tyrosine-protein phosphatase delta-like isoform X3, which translates to MTQIKFLLFIVCFNLNSEKVVTEELIIYRGEASHSYSYYYKKRPLLCISDNPRDAITWNTHLMEWNYPEQALKEKQSLQASKLSNNPKYDPGQCYLNVDSSECLSAWRQYNANWSLTSSFMKPMGPVFDSRWEHFPEYKTFDPVNTDFRPILKSRNGSYSALLFGETGSLTVSIRGASNAHFALCDSDQHNKDFCYWLIIGGWNNNSTAIRKCPFGIPSGIPAEGSECRVLRASFTNHFPLSNREWKTFVITWEASSRTIALYDPNKRVLSYTDSDYESSRTNRKYHIFYRGSDERSPLLFRYHEYTYTLVSQPEAKLVSPTLVIDDAQDFCVEMLIGLCRECELFISLLDGNGDYLLRKRFSGSISDRVDHVLAMWQYGQFNVSSIHLYKAPLRLEISTKLITSSDGKNNHWAISNLQECLPEKTVKTLMMTANQDYASDYFWPEVICQRLSYNSKHSKTISAIQPVSAAPRNTTLCPAYYIGPYCETDCSKFFKSNCAYVSVCNEKGCYCSQGYTNSDCMTECYIGSYGYGCSKACNNCLKNYCHSYTGSCFSGCKDIVDHFYVPPYCELVIEPPQAPEFDQLTETSVRVYFEEIDDYRKVNSTFSFELSSSLGTTETKPADETDTTIPKTYYAIFINLRPGIRYRARVLVNIQFEEKYKNIAGIWRNLTTLCNADGNFETDRNETSLLLKKNQGQAEKPCPDSWYSATLSSIFSSPNKSHTNQKYDTVPSFPLLFSDLLPFTKYRIQVNGNDKNYYDEVLSTLEAKPSQVVGLNYNLQKNNDVVVQWSPPMEPNGVLQGYNLTIQIIHYEGCLNGDPLNSMTSRTLLISGFDDIITQTIDDLIPYVVYKITVCAYNSKLGFESEIVFRTNEAEIPTAVYSNISIANSKITWDNPTDCRTITGPIGGARLFFSGLSENVRSFSDSYDTKYHSFELDVTKKQTIYGAEKYMVHVHTLRQLHGIHNETAYIELSFITDPKPPPKVNELEIVEVNVQNKTTTLRWEKPSPPINGEISKYCIQFFKGNKKLTSVCVPAESVCHLWENLLCATVEQPNEQGKFIEVRAYNKGIDDPGEENKVPDIRNETKPSAPKILDIKEMDKGVVYIKWQHPLKTGGPMKKFVIYYRIISTQLEKVPNSNGSSSIQFLISSYKIYYDTTLNLLPSTHYKISIQGMNTLRGEVSSTDIETASSLAFDFEPQPIVDNEESQIKIVIPPIVNNTKGSLLHIIVKGPSICKQGTMLSSALEKDIGVKYHEVAWRVATLPANKLSNSSFTIGDDEVYDGIVNCPLHIGASYGVVLVVHEKDDGYLKKATTITWKSELLHIGPTPNKNHEVWAIPLVLTLIIIGGAIHYYIKKRNGICLKDKEDSIDSEVIVPMPIIPPKERKTQEPIDKEKLLPPKVEQRESLLLTPAHSVEQLKSYPVDDTIYENLKSTSLVKLNEFQDYVKQAIASGKLDEQYAIFPRGQTKSWEYGKLPQNKSKNRYGNLIAYDETRVILEKFPDDPYSDYINANYIKGYKKNKAYIATQGPKPNTLNDFWRMVWHERVQIICMLANVIEGGKTKCEQYWPEIGQVLKFGRVSVTNISHTDFADYTTRVLHVTCDQETRKIDHFHYTSWPDHGIPLYTQSVVTYLKKLLATPAGNGPVLVHCSAGVGRTGTIILCDICLRRAAAEGGGCFWRNRINTKTKS; encoded by the exons AtgacacaaataaaatttctgttatttatcgtttgttttaatttaaatagtgaAAAAGTTGTTACCgaagaattaataatttatcgtggaGAAGCATCTCACtcttatagttattattataaaaagcgCCCACTACTTTGCATCAGCGACAATCCAAGAGACGCAATTACTTGGAATACTCATTTGATGGAATGGAATTATCCCGAACAAGCACTCAAAGAAAAACAAAGTTTACAAG cGTCAAAGTTATCAAATAATCCTAAATATGATCCGGGACAATGTTACCTCAACGTCGACTCTTCAGAGTGTTTATCTGCATGGAGACAATACAATGCTAATTGGAGTCTAACATCTTCATTTATGAAGCCCATGGGCCCAGTTTTTGATAGTCGATGGGAAC ATTTTCCCGAGTATAAAACATTTGATCCAGTTAATACCGACTTCCGTCCAATTCTAAAATCAAGAAATGGTTCCTATTCTGCTTTACTATTCGGTGAAACCGGTAGTTTAACAGTTTCAATTCGCGGAGCATCTAATGCCCACTTCGCACTTTGTGACAGTGACCAACATAACAAAGATTTTTGTTACTGGCTCATAATCGGTGGTTGGAATAACAATAGCACAGCAATTCGAAAATGTCCGTTCGGCATACCATCAGGTATTCCAGCTGAAGGATCTGAATGTCGGGTTTTAAGAGCATCATTCACTAAT CACTTTCCATTATCCAATCGAGAATGGAAGACTTTTGTGATTACTTGGGAAGCTTCGAGCCGAACTATTGCTTTATATGATCCGAATAAAAGAGTCCTATCTTACACCGACTCTGACTATGAATCTTCACGGACGAATCGAAAATATCACATTTTTTACCGCGGTTCTGATGAAAGGAGTCCACTGTTATTTCGTTATCATGAAT ATACTTACACTCTGGTAAGTCAGCCAGAAGCCAAATTAGTTAGTCCAACATTAGTGATTGATGATGCACAAGACTTCTGTGTTGAGATGCTGATCGGGTTGTGTCGAGAGTGCGAGTTATTTATAAGCTTGCTGGATGGAAATGGCGATTATCTTCTCAGAAAAAGATTTTCTGGTTCAATTTCTGACCGTGTTGATCATGTCTTAGCAATGTGGCAGTACGGTCAATTTAATGTTTCCAGTATCCATCTATATAAAGCTCCTTTAAGATTAGAAATATCAACAAAATTGATAACTAGTTCGGatggaaaaaataatcattggGCGATCAGTAATCTTCAAGAATGCTTACCagaaa AAACAGTTAAGACATTAATGATGACAGCAAATCAAGACTATGCCAGCGATTACTTTTGGCCCGAAGTAATATGTCAAAGATTGTCTTATAATtcaaaacattcaaaaacTATCAGTGCAATCCAACCAGTTTCCGCTGCACcaa gaaATACAACTCTATGCCCTGCGTACTATATCGGGCCATATTGTGAAACTGActgttctaaatttttcaaaagtaacTGCGCTTATGTATCTGTATGCAACGAAAAAGGATGCTACTGTTCACAAGGATATACAAATTCTGACTGTATGACTG AATGCTATATTGGATCATATGGTTATGGATGTTCAAAAGCTTGCaataattgtttgaaaaattattgccATTCTTATACGGGCTCATGTTTCTCTGGATGTAAAGATATAGTAGATCACTTTTATGTTCCTCCATACTGTGAATTAG ttattGAACCTCCACAAGCACCTGAGTTTGATCAACTTACGGAAACAAGTGTTCGAGTATATTTTGAAGAAATTGATGATTACAGAAAAGTCAACTCGACATTTAGTTTTGAGTTGTCG TCATCTCTTGGAACCACTGAAACGAAACCTGCTGACGAAACAGATACTACAATTCCTAAAACTTATTATGcaattttcatcaatttacGCCCGGGAATTAGATATAGAGCACGAGTATTGGTAAATATACAATtcgaagaaaaatataaaaatattgctgGCATCTGGAGAAATCTTACAACTTTGTGCAATG cggATGGGAACTTTGAAACAGATCGTAATGAAACAAGTCtgctacttaaaaaaaatcagggacag GCAGAGAAACCATGTCCTGATAGTTGGTATTCTGCTACACTTTCATCCATTTTTTCAAGTCCGAATAAATCTCACACCAACCAAAAATACGATACAGTACCGTCATTTCCACTACTATTTTCGGATTTACTTCCGTTTACAAAATATCGGATTCAGGTAAATGGGAacgataaaaactattatgaTGAAGTGTTATCAACTCTAGAAGCAA AACCATCTCAAGTTGTTGGATTGAATTATAATCTACAGAAAAATAACGATGTTGTAGTTCAATGGTCCCCACCAATGGAACCTAATGGTGTTTTGCAAGGATACAATCTAACCATTCAG ATTATTCATTATGAGGGTTGTTTAAATGGGGATCCACTAAACTCGATGACTTCTAGAACTTTGTTAATAAGTGGCTTTGATGATATAATTACACAAACAATTGATGATTTGATTCCTTACGTCGTTTACAAAATTACAGTATGTGCATATAATTCGAAATTAGGATTTGAAAGCGAAATAGTTTTCCGGACCAATGAAgcag AAATACCAACGGCTGTGTACAGTAATATCAGTATTGCCAACTCAAAAATCACTTGGGACAACCCAACCGATTGTCGGACAATTACTGGGCCAATTGGTGGCgcccgattatttttttcaggtttAAGTGAAAACGTCAGAAGTTTTAGCGATAGCTATGATACAAAATATCACTCTTTTGAACTTGATGtcacaaaaaaacaaacaatttatGGAGCGGAAAAGTATATGGTTCATGTTCATACCCTTCGTCAGTTGCATGGAATTCACAATGAAACTGCTTATATTGAATTATCATTTATCACTGATCCAAAGC CACCTCCGAAAGTTAATGAATTAGAAATTGTTGAAGTGAATGTACAAAATAAGACAACAACATTGCGATGGGAAAAACCATCACCGCCAATTAATGGAGAAATATCCAAATAttgcatacaattttttaaaggaaacaaaaaattaacatcTGTTTGCGTTCCTGCAGAAAGTGTCTGTCatttatgggaaaatttaCTGTGCGCTACTGTTGAGCAACCTAACGAACaaggaaaatttattgaa gtaAGAGCTTATAATAAAGGAATTGACGACCCCGGAGAAGAGAATAAAGTGCCCGATATACGCAATGAAACAa AACCAAGCGCACCAAAAATACTTGATATCAAAGAAATGGACAAAGGCGTAGTTTATATCAAATGGCAGCATCCCTTGAAAACCGGAGGACCCATGAAAAAATTCGTAATATATTATAGAATAATATCAACTCAGTTAGAAAAAGTACCAAACTCGAATGGCTCTagttcaattcaatttttaatttcttcatataaaatatattatgatactACATTGAATCTATTACCATCTACacattacaaaatatcaattcaAGGAATGAATACACTACGAGGTGAAGTATCAAGTACAGATATCGAAACGGCTTCATCATTAGCTTTCGATTTCGAACCACAGCCAATCGTAGATAATGAAGaatcacaaattaaaattgttatacCGCCTATTGTTAATAATACGAAGGGAAGTTTGCTTCATATTATTGTTAAAGGTCCATCGATTTGTAAACAAGGTACAATGTTAAGTTCTGCTCTGGAAAAAGACATTGGAGTTAAATACCATGAAGTTGCTTGGCGCGTAGCTACTCTGCCG gcTAACAAACTATCAAACTCTTCATTTACCATCGGTGATGATGAAGTTTATGATGGTATTGTAAACTGCCCACTTCACATTGGCGCCTCATATGGAGTAGTTTTAGTAGTTCATGAAAAAGATGATGGTTATCTTAAAAAAGCAACAACGATTACTTGGAAATCAGAGTTACTTCATATAGGTCCTACACCGAACAAAAATCACGAAGTTTGGGCGATACCACTAGTGTtgactttaataattattggaggAGCAATTCATTACTACATCAAAAAAAG aAATGGAATATGCTTAAAAGATAAAGAAGATAGTATTGATTCTGAAGTGATTGTACCCATGCCGATAATTCCTCCTAAGGAACGAAAAACGCAAGAACCTATTGATAAAGAGAAGTTACTGCCTCCGAAAGTTGAACAACGAGAATCACTTTTATTAACACCCGCTCATTCAGTTGAGCAATTAAAATCTTACCCTGTCGATGATACAATatacgaaaatttgaaaagtactTCATTAGTTAAGCTTAATGAGTTCCAGGATTATGTTAAACAAGCAATTGCATCTGGAAAGTTAGATGAACAGTACGCT ATATTTCCACGGGGTCAAACAAAATCATGGGAATACGGAAAATTACCgcaaaataaatcaaaaaatagaTATGGTAACTTAATAGCgt atgATGAAACTCGTgtaatacttgaaaaatttccgGATGACCCATACTCTGATTACATAAATGCGAACTATATCAAA ggttacaaaaaaaataaagcttATATCGCAACCCAAGGACCTAAGCCAAATACGTTGAATGATTTTTGGCGCATGGTTTGGCATGAACGTGTACAAATAATTTGTATGCTAGCTAACGTTATCGAAGGTGGAAAA acGAAATGCGAACAATATTGGCCTGAAATCGGTCAAGTACTTAAGTTTGGAAGAGTATCTGTGACAAATATTAGTCACACAGACTTCGCGGATTATACAACTAGAGTACTTCATGTAACATGTGATCAGGAGACTCGCAAA atcGACCATTTTCACTATACATCGTGGCCAGACCACGGAATACCATTATATACTCAATCTGTTGTAacttacttgaaaaaattacttgctaCTCCTGCGGGAAATGGTCCAGTATTAGTTCACTGTAGTGCTGGGGTTGGAAGGACTGGAACAATCATTCTATGTGATATATGTCTTCGCCGTGCCGCTGCCGAAG gtgGTGGATGTTTTTGGAGAAACAGAATTAATACGAAGACAAAGAGCTAA
- the LOC130670618 gene encoding receptor-type tyrosine-protein phosphatase delta-like isoform X4, with product MTQIKFLLFIVCFNLNSEKVVTEELIIYRGEASHSYSYYYKKRPLLCISDNPRDAITWNTHLMEWNYPEQALKEKQSLQASKLSNNPKYDPGQCYLNVDSSECLSAWRQYNANWSLTSSFMKPMGPVFDSRWEHFPEYKTFDPVNTDFRPILKSRNGSYSALLFGETGSLTVSIRGASNAHFALCDSDQHNKDFCYWLIIGGWNNNSTAIRKCPFGIPSGIPAEGSECRVLRASFTNHFPLSNREWKTFVITWEASSRTIALYDPNKRVLSYTDSDYESSRTNRKYHIFYRGSDERSPLLFRYHEYTYTLVSQPEAKLVSPTLVIDDAQDFCVEMLIGLCRECELFISLLDGNGDYLLRKRFSGSISDRVDHVLAMWQYGQFNVSSIHLYKAPLRLEISTKLITSSDGKNNHWAISNLQECLPEKTVKTLMMTANQDYASDYFWPEVICQRLSYNSKHSKTISAIQPVSAAPRNTTLCPAYYIGPYCETDCSKFFKSNCAYVSVCNEKGCYCSQGYTNSDCMTECYIGSYGYGCSKACNNCLKNYCHSYTGSCFSGCKDIVDHFYVPPYCELVIEPPQAPEFDQLTETSVRVYFEEIDDYRKVNSTFSFELSSSLGTTETKPADETDTTIPKTYYAIFINLRPGIRYRARVLVNIQFEEKYKNIAGIWRNLTTLCNADGNFETDRNETSLLLKKNQGQAEKPCPDSWYSATLSSIFSSPNKSHTNQKYDTVPSFPLLFSDLLPFTKYRIQVNGNDKNYYDEVLSTLEAKPSQVVGLNYNLQKNNDVVVQWSPPMEPNGVLQGYNLTIQIIHYEGCLNGDPLNSMTSRTLLISGFDDIITQTIDDLIPYVVYKITVCAYNSKLGFESEIVFRTNEAEIPTAVYSNISIANSKITWDNPTDCRTITGPIGGARLFFSGLSENVRSFSDSYDTKYHSFELDVTKKQTIYGAEKYMVHVHTLRQLHGIHNETAYIELSFITDPKPPPKVNELEIVEVNVQNKTTTLRWEKPSPPINGEISKYCIQFFKGNKKLTSVCVPAESVCHLWENLLCATVEQPNEQGKFIEVRAYNKGIDDPGEENKVPDIRNETKPSAPKILDIKEMDKGVVYIKWQHPLKTGGPMKKFVIYYRIISTQLEKVPNSNGSSSIQFLISSYKIYYDTTLNLLPSTHYKISIQGMNTLRGEVSSTDIETASSLAFDFEPQPIVDNEESQIKIVIPPIVNNTKGSLLHIIVKGPSICKQGTMLSSALEKDIGVKYHEVAWRVATLPANKLSNSSFTIGDDEVYDGIVNCPLHIGASYGVVLVVHEKDDGYLKKATTITWKSELLHIGPTPNKNHEVWAIPLVLTLIIIGGAIHYYIKKRNGICLKDKEDSIDSEVIVPMPIIPPKERKTQEPIDKEKLLPPKVEQRESLLLTPAHSVEQLKSYPVDDTIYENLKSTSLVKLNEFQDYVKQAIASGKLDEQYAIFPRGQTKSWEYGKLPQNKSKNRYGNLIAYDETRVILEKFPDDPYSDYINANYIKGYKKNKAYIATQGPKPNTLNDFWRMVWHERVQIICMLANVIEGGKTKCEQYWPEIGQVLKFGRVSVTNISHTDFADYTTRVLHVTCDQETRKIDHFHYTSWPDHGIPLYTQSVVTYLKKLLATPAGNGPVLVHCSAGVGRTGTIILCDICLRRAAAEGN from the exons AtgacacaaataaaatttctgttatttatcgtttgttttaatttaaatagtgaAAAAGTTGTTACCgaagaattaataatttatcgtggaGAAGCATCTCACtcttatagttattattataaaaagcgCCCACTACTTTGCATCAGCGACAATCCAAGAGACGCAATTACTTGGAATACTCATTTGATGGAATGGAATTATCCCGAACAAGCACTCAAAGAAAAACAAAGTTTACAAG cGTCAAAGTTATCAAATAATCCTAAATATGATCCGGGACAATGTTACCTCAACGTCGACTCTTCAGAGTGTTTATCTGCATGGAGACAATACAATGCTAATTGGAGTCTAACATCTTCATTTATGAAGCCCATGGGCCCAGTTTTTGATAGTCGATGGGAAC ATTTTCCCGAGTATAAAACATTTGATCCAGTTAATACCGACTTCCGTCCAATTCTAAAATCAAGAAATGGTTCCTATTCTGCTTTACTATTCGGTGAAACCGGTAGTTTAACAGTTTCAATTCGCGGAGCATCTAATGCCCACTTCGCACTTTGTGACAGTGACCAACATAACAAAGATTTTTGTTACTGGCTCATAATCGGTGGTTGGAATAACAATAGCACAGCAATTCGAAAATGTCCGTTCGGCATACCATCAGGTATTCCAGCTGAAGGATCTGAATGTCGGGTTTTAAGAGCATCATTCACTAAT CACTTTCCATTATCCAATCGAGAATGGAAGACTTTTGTGATTACTTGGGAAGCTTCGAGCCGAACTATTGCTTTATATGATCCGAATAAAAGAGTCCTATCTTACACCGACTCTGACTATGAATCTTCACGGACGAATCGAAAATATCACATTTTTTACCGCGGTTCTGATGAAAGGAGTCCACTGTTATTTCGTTATCATGAAT ATACTTACACTCTGGTAAGTCAGCCAGAAGCCAAATTAGTTAGTCCAACATTAGTGATTGATGATGCACAAGACTTCTGTGTTGAGATGCTGATCGGGTTGTGTCGAGAGTGCGAGTTATTTATAAGCTTGCTGGATGGAAATGGCGATTATCTTCTCAGAAAAAGATTTTCTGGTTCAATTTCTGACCGTGTTGATCATGTCTTAGCAATGTGGCAGTACGGTCAATTTAATGTTTCCAGTATCCATCTATATAAAGCTCCTTTAAGATTAGAAATATCAACAAAATTGATAACTAGTTCGGatggaaaaaataatcattggGCGATCAGTAATCTTCAAGAATGCTTACCagaaa AAACAGTTAAGACATTAATGATGACAGCAAATCAAGACTATGCCAGCGATTACTTTTGGCCCGAAGTAATATGTCAAAGATTGTCTTATAATtcaaaacattcaaaaacTATCAGTGCAATCCAACCAGTTTCCGCTGCACcaa gaaATACAACTCTATGCCCTGCGTACTATATCGGGCCATATTGTGAAACTGActgttctaaatttttcaaaagtaacTGCGCTTATGTATCTGTATGCAACGAAAAAGGATGCTACTGTTCACAAGGATATACAAATTCTGACTGTATGACTG AATGCTATATTGGATCATATGGTTATGGATGTTCAAAAGCTTGCaataattgtttgaaaaattattgccATTCTTATACGGGCTCATGTTTCTCTGGATGTAAAGATATAGTAGATCACTTTTATGTTCCTCCATACTGTGAATTAG ttattGAACCTCCACAAGCACCTGAGTTTGATCAACTTACGGAAACAAGTGTTCGAGTATATTTTGAAGAAATTGATGATTACAGAAAAGTCAACTCGACATTTAGTTTTGAGTTGTCG TCATCTCTTGGAACCACTGAAACGAAACCTGCTGACGAAACAGATACTACAATTCCTAAAACTTATTATGcaattttcatcaatttacGCCCGGGAATTAGATATAGAGCACGAGTATTGGTAAATATACAATtcgaagaaaaatataaaaatattgctgGCATCTGGAGAAATCTTACAACTTTGTGCAATG cggATGGGAACTTTGAAACAGATCGTAATGAAACAAGTCtgctacttaaaaaaaatcagggacag GCAGAGAAACCATGTCCTGATAGTTGGTATTCTGCTACACTTTCATCCATTTTTTCAAGTCCGAATAAATCTCACACCAACCAAAAATACGATACAGTACCGTCATTTCCACTACTATTTTCGGATTTACTTCCGTTTACAAAATATCGGATTCAGGTAAATGGGAacgataaaaactattatgaTGAAGTGTTATCAACTCTAGAAGCAA AACCATCTCAAGTTGTTGGATTGAATTATAATCTACAGAAAAATAACGATGTTGTAGTTCAATGGTCCCCACCAATGGAACCTAATGGTGTTTTGCAAGGATACAATCTAACCATTCAG ATTATTCATTATGAGGGTTGTTTAAATGGGGATCCACTAAACTCGATGACTTCTAGAACTTTGTTAATAAGTGGCTTTGATGATATAATTACACAAACAATTGATGATTTGATTCCTTACGTCGTTTACAAAATTACAGTATGTGCATATAATTCGAAATTAGGATTTGAAAGCGAAATAGTTTTCCGGACCAATGAAgcag AAATACCAACGGCTGTGTACAGTAATATCAGTATTGCCAACTCAAAAATCACTTGGGACAACCCAACCGATTGTCGGACAATTACTGGGCCAATTGGTGGCgcccgattatttttttcaggtttAAGTGAAAACGTCAGAAGTTTTAGCGATAGCTATGATACAAAATATCACTCTTTTGAACTTGATGtcacaaaaaaacaaacaatttatGGAGCGGAAAAGTATATGGTTCATGTTCATACCCTTCGTCAGTTGCATGGAATTCACAATGAAACTGCTTATATTGAATTATCATTTATCACTGATCCAAAGC CACCTCCGAAAGTTAATGAATTAGAAATTGTTGAAGTGAATGTACAAAATAAGACAACAACATTGCGATGGGAAAAACCATCACCGCCAATTAATGGAGAAATATCCAAATAttgcatacaattttttaaaggaaacaaaaaattaacatcTGTTTGCGTTCCTGCAGAAAGTGTCTGTCatttatgggaaaatttaCTGTGCGCTACTGTTGAGCAACCTAACGAACaaggaaaatttattgaa gtaAGAGCTTATAATAAAGGAATTGACGACCCCGGAGAAGAGAATAAAGTGCCCGATATACGCAATGAAACAa AACCAAGCGCACCAAAAATACTTGATATCAAAGAAATGGACAAAGGCGTAGTTTATATCAAATGGCAGCATCCCTTGAAAACCGGAGGACCCATGAAAAAATTCGTAATATATTATAGAATAATATCAACTCAGTTAGAAAAAGTACCAAACTCGAATGGCTCTagttcaattcaatttttaatttcttcatataaaatatattatgatactACATTGAATCTATTACCATCTACacattacaaaatatcaattcaAGGAATGAATACACTACGAGGTGAAGTATCAAGTACAGATATCGAAACGGCTTCATCATTAGCTTTCGATTTCGAACCACAGCCAATCGTAGATAATGAAGaatcacaaattaaaattgttatacCGCCTATTGTTAATAATACGAAGGGAAGTTTGCTTCATATTATTGTTAAAGGTCCATCGATTTGTAAACAAGGTACAATGTTAAGTTCTGCTCTGGAAAAAGACATTGGAGTTAAATACCATGAAGTTGCTTGGCGCGTAGCTACTCTGCCG gcTAACAAACTATCAAACTCTTCATTTACCATCGGTGATGATGAAGTTTATGATGGTATTGTAAACTGCCCACTTCACATTGGCGCCTCATATGGAGTAGTTTTAGTAGTTCATGAAAAAGATGATGGTTATCTTAAAAAAGCAACAACGATTACTTGGAAATCAGAGTTACTTCATATAGGTCCTACACCGAACAAAAATCACGAAGTTTGGGCGATACCACTAGTGTtgactttaataattattggaggAGCAATTCATTACTACATCAAAAAAAG aAATGGAATATGCTTAAAAGATAAAGAAGATAGTATTGATTCTGAAGTGATTGTACCCATGCCGATAATTCCTCCTAAGGAACGAAAAACGCAAGAACCTATTGATAAAGAGAAGTTACTGCCTCCGAAAGTTGAACAACGAGAATCACTTTTATTAACACCCGCTCATTCAGTTGAGCAATTAAAATCTTACCCTGTCGATGATACAATatacgaaaatttgaaaagtactTCATTAGTTAAGCTTAATGAGTTCCAGGATTATGTTAAACAAGCAATTGCATCTGGAAAGTTAGATGAACAGTACGCT ATATTTCCACGGGGTCAAACAAAATCATGGGAATACGGAAAATTACCgcaaaataaatcaaaaaatagaTATGGTAACTTAATAGCgt atgATGAAACTCGTgtaatacttgaaaaatttccgGATGACCCATACTCTGATTACATAAATGCGAACTATATCAAA ggttacaaaaaaaataaagcttATATCGCAACCCAAGGACCTAAGCCAAATACGTTGAATGATTTTTGGCGCATGGTTTGGCATGAACGTGTACAAATAATTTGTATGCTAGCTAACGTTATCGAAGGTGGAAAA acGAAATGCGAACAATATTGGCCTGAAATCGGTCAAGTACTTAAGTTTGGAAGAGTATCTGTGACAAATATTAGTCACACAGACTTCGCGGATTATACAACTAGAGTACTTCATGTAACATGTGATCAGGAGACTCGCAAA atcGACCATTTTCACTATACATCGTGGCCAGACCACGGAATACCATTATATACTCAATCTGTTGTAacttacttgaaaaaattacttgctaCTCCTGCGGGAAATGGTCCAGTATTAGTTCACTGTAGTGCTGGGGTTGGAAGGACTGGAACAATCATTCTATGTGATATATGTCTTCGCCGTGCCGCTGCCGAAGGT AATTAA